In Aptenodytes patagonicus chromosome 9, bAptPat1.pri.cur, whole genome shotgun sequence, the DNA window TGTCTGGTACCTCCTGCACCCCTTCTCCAGGCAGCTTCTAGCCTTTTTTGGGGCAAGTCAAGGACACTGTGGCTTCCTCGCCCTCCCTGGGGCACGAGGGGTGACAGTACAAGGGAGATGTCTGTCTCGCTCCCAtttccaggagctgcaggggatGCCTGACTTGGCAGGGGGAACCActttgctggtgctgctgcttctctgtgccATCTCCTGCTCTCAGCACACTCTACTTAAAATCAGGGTTATTGCTTTTGCTTGGGACAGGGACAGACATGTCCCTGGGGAGTCTGGCCTGAGCAGAGCCTCAGCACTTACTGATGAGCGGGATGGGTAGCAGTGCCTGTGGTTTGGGTCGCTGATTGTTTTCCTTGAGTCAGCGACTGCAAACAGGATCCGATGCTTTCCCAAACTACTGCCCCTCTGCTGGGTGTTTTCAGACCAGGTCATCTCGAGCCAGGGGGTTTTTAAGGTCCAGCCATTTCCAAGATGGACGTACAGGATAACAAATTTGCTTTAACCAccataaaaacaattttgcaatCGCTGTAAGATGACTTTAACACCTTCTCCGTAGTCCAGAATACAGATCGGAAACCCTGGCAGCAGCCTGAAGTCAGCGTTAGGGGAGAAGTTTTGGCTGCTACAGTGGAAAaaacacgtgtgtgtgtgtgagtgcgcAGGCGCACATACGTATTCACGTACATCTGACCATGTTTTAAGCTGTGTTCCCTGGGTGTACACCTGCAAGGAGAGTGCTTCAGCCACGGCTGCTGATCCGGGCTCACACCATCTCTGCTGGAGATGTAACCACTGGAGTTTGCTGTAAAAGCCTGAAAGCTGGTTTTGGGGGTGTGCAGGACTCGGGTAACGGCTGTACCTGAGGACGGGGGGAGCCATCAGCACGGGGAGGACtgagggcagctggggctggcagcacgcttggggaagaggggctgtgACTCCGGGATTTTGCTCCTCTGCAAAACCTGGGTAGCACTTGGCGTCCAGAGAcctgtccccgctgtgtcccagGAGGAGGATCCATGTGGGCTGTGGGGGACAGCCCTGGGGGGACGGAGCTCCCCTCAGCCATGCGTTCCCACATTGCAGGCAGTAGCGCCGCTCCGCTCGGTGACGTACTCTGCTTATCCTTCTGCATTTTTGTTAGAAAATCAAATAAACTAAAACTGCAGTCACGGAATGTGCAGTGAGGAACAGTGTGCACATAGGCATCTGCAAAAGTGCTGGGAAAAACACCAGCAGGAGTTCAGGCTATAAATTTGCCTTTACTCGCTGTCACTCTGGGGtcacttgctgctgctttcatgcaCTGCTCTCCTGGTGACGTGCCCATCACAGCACGGGAGAGCATCTCCCGCATCCACTAAACGTGCCCTCTATCGTCACCTTTACATCTTTCCCAAAGAAGGTGAATGAAGCTGGGCACTGCCATTAACAGCTGCGTGTGCCAGGCCTTTGCCCGGGGCGGTGGCAGCTGAACTTGCTCTGTGGTTTTGTGTGGCTGTGGCTGCTCTGCCGGGGTATGTGGAAGCCGGTGCAGCCGCAGCCAtgctgctctgggctggctgctggaggcaccaccggcCCTGAGCTCGTCCCCGGGTATCTGCGCGAGCAGCCCACGCAGTCCCCCCAGGTGAGGCCGTGGACCAGCAGAAAGCCCTCACAACACACTGCATggtccaggagcagcagcaggaccgTATCCGTGCAAAGGGTTGTGTTCCCAGGCAGATATATGGTGCTGTGACCCCGTTTGTCCTTATTGCCTCCCGGCCAGGTACATGCTGAACAACTCTTTGACTCAAATACCCAACGCCTCCCTCTGCACAGAAATGCCGAAGCTCAGCTGGCTGTGAGTACCCTGCCTGCCGGCAGCGAGGCCGGGCTGCctgcggggtgggcaggggctgctcccgctccccagccaggctcctggagcagagaaggGGTGGAAAGGGCTGGGAGCATCCCACAGGGGATGGGGGTGAGGTGGGGCAAGCAGGAGCTAAGGCAGctggtggagaaggagcagaTCGTGCTGGGCAGCCCCCAAGCACGGCGGGTATGGGGTGGGGagagcccagggaagcagcagccacaATTGCCTTtctgcagggagctggaagggAACAGGATCCGGGCGGTGCACAGGGCTGTCTTCCAGGAGTGCCACCACTTCACGGTGCTGTGAGTACCTCAGGGGCTCAGCCGTGGCCCCCACTTGCTGGTGGAGACCCTGTCTCTTTGTGGGTGCATGGAGGGAGGAGGCGGGGATAGCCAGCACTTGGCTGGGCCCCCTGTTTCCCACTGATCTCAGCTAGGTAAGGGGCTGCTGTCTCGCATTTAGTGGTTTCAGCCCACATCTCTATACAGTGCATCAGCAGTGCAGTCAGCTTCATTAATTTTGTAGGGACTTGATCAGGGGCCCTAGAGCCTTTTCCAGGGGCTCTGTGCTGGAGGATGGCTAACCCTGGGTTAGGGAGCTGGTGGGCTTGTCCCAGCACCCTGTCACCAGCCCGTGGGGGCTGATCAAATCAAATGGGGACCTTCTTCAGCTGGGAGATAGTGGCAGGACACGGCATGGAAAAAGCTTCCTATGGGGTGTGGATACCAGAGCTTGCAGCCAGCCCAGACCCTTCCACTGGCGTCCAAATCTAGTTTTCCTGCACATGACGGTCATATATCTCCCAAAGAGATATATACGGCCCCAGGAGCCCCAGGAGATAAGGACAGGAGAGTTGTGCACTGTGCAGATGTTATCTACGAGCACAAAGCTACCAGTGGCCACAGGGTGGTAGCAGGAGAGCAGAAGTGGGAAGGGGAGCCAAACCACCCTCCTAGAGGATTGGCAATCATGGTTACCGGGAGCACTGGGCATGCATTGCAGGACCCTGTGCCAGTGCTGCCGGATCAGAGTAAGCAAATAAATCCAGGGCTTTTCTGGACAGTAGCTGATATGGGGCTGGGGTGGGATCATctccagcaggagctgctctcccctctccttccccagacTTCATTTTCCTGCAAGGCACAGCAGAGTATGCCTCTGCCCTGAATGCGGCAGCAgccccatgcaggagcaggctacGCAGCAGGTAGCAGCAGAGTGGAGGCATTGAGTGCTCCGGTCTCACAGCAGCTCCCTCCTCTCGCATGTTCTGCAAAATGCTCTTCAACTCCCTGCAGCTCCCAACGGAGGTCCCAGCAGGTAATAGAGATGCCGAGCAGCGCATTTGAAAGGCCGCTCCGGCAGGGCAGTGTCGCACCCCGTGCCCACCTCGTGGTCCCTGGCCGGGCAGTGAAGAGCAGCTGTCCCAGGCTGGCCCATGGAGAGGTGGAGATGCAGATGGGGTGAAGATCCCCTTTGCAGTTTACCTGGCAGTCCCTGAGGACCGATCTTGGTCCTCCTCTGACGACTgcccccacacaatgatgtcgcTGAGGATGAGCGCTTTGGAAAGCTCTGCTGTGACTTTCCAGCCAAAGGTTGCTGCATAAAGATGCTGGCCCCCCTCCTGCCTTTCTTGGAGAAGCCCCAACAGGCATTAAATCACCAAAATGTACAccactacatttttttcctccagcgaGAGCTGCCCGCAGACTCCTGTGCCGGGTGGGTGAGCCGCCCTGCCATCCACCCTTCCTCCCACAGCCAAGCCAGTTGGCTTTGATCAGCAGCGTGTTTCCCGGGGCTGTTATGGCAGTGCCATGGAAACATCCGTACGGGCAAGACAGACGGCGTAAACACGCCCAGCTGGTGGCACCAGCGCAGGAGACAGCTTTgcgagcagaggcagcagatgagACAGGGGCTTGTGTTCAGGCTCTGTGGGATGAGCCATCCTGGCCGgtctcccccatctcccccatcccgTCCAGCCACACCATGAGCCATGCTAGAGCGGGCTGCCCTGGTCAGGGTCTGAGCTCGGCAGAGCCCGGCTGCATGATGTGAACCTCTGCCAAGGACCACCGTCCCCGGGCCATGGCAGTCACAGGGTGTCCCAGCACCTTCAAGCATGTACCATCCCGcagggctctgctcctgctgcagaggaggatATATGACCTCTGAAACCGTTTGTGTTTCTTGGTGCACCATTCTGGGTTTTTACTTCTGAGCCCTTTAACCACCTCTGCTCATCTTCCACGCTTCTGATGGGCTCATCTGTGAGCTGTGGGCTTGTGTGAGATGGAGCCTTGCAcctgagagctgggctctggcttaGACCTTCCTCACAGTGGCAGAGCATTGCTGGAGGTGATGGTTGTGGCTCAGTGCGTTTGGGAGGGACGCGGCAGGGCTGGGTGCACCCTGTGGGTGAGCCCCGTGCAGCACCAGCACCCCTCGCAGCCAGTCTGGAGGTCGGACGATGCTCCCGAAGGGTGTGTGGGGCTGTGCCGTACCCAcactctctctccccttccttctcctccaggatCCTGCGCAGAAACAAACTCAGGTGGATCCAAGATGGGACATTTTCCCGGCTGAACAGGCTGGTGGAGCTGTAAGTTTCCAGCCATCGCCTGCCCTGACCCCCTCTCTCCcgcaggcaggggctgtgctgggggcaggggtgggggccTTGCTTGGCACCCCGCTCTGCCCCCTGCCCAGGGCACCTCGCTGCTCAGCAACCCCAGGTGCAAGGCTTGGTGCCCTCAACCACTTCTCAAACACGGCTCTCCTTCGCACAGCGACCTGTCGTCCAACAGACTAGACCAGCTCCCCTCCTCTCTATTTAATGGCCTggctcagctccagcagctgtGAGTACTGGGGCtgcacctgccccccccccatgAGTGATGGGGGGGCCCTGCAGGACCCCTGCACCCCCTGCATCATGTTGGGTGGATGTCTTTGCTGCACGGTCTGTTCGCTCACCAGAGCCACGGTGGCCCCAACAGGACAGGCTCCCTCCTGGCAGGTCTGCCTGCAGCATGGTGCCATCACAGACCCCCTGTTTCGGGGCTGTGGACCTGTCCCGGGGGAATGGGGAGTGCTGGAAAAAGCCATAGAAAGACACCCCTTTGCCCTTGCTTCCAGCTACTCCAGTAGCTTCCAGGTGAGAAAAACACCAAAGGCTTGTCTCTTGTTCAGGAATATTTCCTACAATCCCTTGAAAGAGATCTTCCCCGGCCAGTTTGAGAGCCTGCCCCAGCTACGGTCTCTGTGAGTCCTGCAACATCCCCAACCCTACAGCACTGCCTCCGCCTGCGGCGGCCCCAAACCCAGCCCGGGGCCGCCCACAGCATCCCCTGCACTGGTTTCCTTTTGCAGGAGCTTGGAAGGGCTGGAGATCCCCAACATCCACAACCTGACCTTCCAGAAGCTGACCAACCTCTCCCACATGtgagttgggggggggtggggggggagtgggtgggtgctgctgccccagcacctgtgcctgggggtgctgggtgcGGGGAGGGAAACCGGTTCACTCCCACACCCATGAGCAAGTTATTTCAGCCCACTGGAAGCCCCCGAGCATGATGATACTGTTTAAATCCCCCTGGGGCAAGAGGGTCTGTCCTAGCTGGGCCTTACTTAGGGCAAGGGGAGCATTTTGCCCATGCGAAGGGAGCAGTTTGCAGAGCCACGGGTGCCCCAGAGCGATCTGCATTTCTGAAGGTGCACATCACGCAGGTGACGTGGGCAAGGTAGACTCTGTCAGGCCAAGGCATGCTAGGCTGTGTGCTGAGAGCTGTGGTTGAGTAATGCCATCAGAGGTCCTTTTGCTTGGGTCTGAGATAATGACCCAAGAACTCCAGAGACGTGCAGATAGACAGGCTGGACAGGCATCGCACACAGGGTGGAAACAGGAGTGCGCAGCCAGCTGTGAGTGCTTCAGCTTCtctttggaaggagaaaaaaaaaatcattaattttctcCAGATGCACATTTTAAAGTACCTGTAATGAAAGACAACTGTACATCTTCCTTTCTGTAATTGGTCTGTTTGCACTATAAATATGGTACATTTTTCTACCTGACTTGCTAATAAGCAatcattttctctccttttagcTATAATTAAGCAGAAATAAGCCTCGCATTGCAGTTTTGTAGTCATTTTCTAATGTAGAGTTTTGCTAAGCTTATATGGGTTGGCTTTTATAAGGCTTGAAAAGATTAATCGGAAATAatatgcaggggaaaaaatgtgaatcCCTGTAATGGAACTTGAAGGATTTTAATAAGggattgatttttaaatgttagttTGTGAGAATCGTGGGTTGGAGGAAAACACTCTTGTATTTATCAGTTGACAGTGCTGAATAGTGGCAGATTTAAGAGCGTGCCTGGGTTACATGATCCAAAAAGCACTGGGGTGCTTTTAGCCGGTTTTGCAAAGGCTTCGGGGTGTTGCTTATTTGGTGTCCAAAaccagctgcagtgctgtgcaaatGGGGAGCCCCCTCGCTCAGCTCCGTCACACTCTGTCCCCTGCAGATCCCAGCCCCGGGTGCTGTTGCAGGGAGCATCgtcctgtccctgctcccaccccgCGTTGCTactgcctccttcctccccctaACCTCCCCATCTCCCTTCCCCTGGTCTGTGTAAGTCCCCAGACTCTTGGCTAGTGAGGTGGGGGGGCTCTTCTCCAcccagacaggggaaaaatgtggacgaggggctggagggagctggTGGGGGCAGGCAGAGTGCAGGGTGCGGGGCAGGGGGGACTGTGCATGCCGGACCATGTTTGCTCCTAGTCCTAGTGGCAGCCAGGAaaccttcctcccccctccccgccctgaCAGCTACTTCAAGAAGTTCCAGTACTGCCGCTATGCACCCCACGTGCGCAGCTGCAAGCCCAACACCGACGGCATCTCCTCCTTTGAGAACCTCCTGGCCAACGTCATCCTGCGCGTCTTCGTCTGGGTCATCGCCTGCCTCACCTGCTTCGGCAACCTCTTCGTCATCTGCATGCGGTCCTTCATCGTCACGGAGAACAGCCAGCACACCATGGCCATCAAGTCCCTGTGCTGTGAGCTGGGTGGCAGAGGGGCAGGGACCGGTGGGGGGGCGCAGAGGAAACCTGGGGCGGATGAGCTGCCACCAGCATCTACCGAGGGAGGAGCTGTCTAGCTGATGCCAGCCCTCCCCAGTGCAGCCAGGGCCCCTTCGCTGCCCATTTTTCCCTTTGTGCTGACGGCAGATGGGTTTCTGGGCATTCCTCTGTGCCTGGGGCATCTCAGCCCCTGCCCTCAGGTCTGTgctcacaggcagcagcaggcagctcttttttatatatatatatatatgcataaatccAAAGGCTGCCCAGCTCTATGATGGCTTTATGGCCGTGGCATTAGTGCAAAGGGCTACATTTGCCCACTGGTGCTTTTTTCTCACTGTACCTTGTCTCCCCTCCCAGGTGCAGATGGCCTGATGGGCATCTACCTCTTCGTCATCGGAGCCTTTGACCTCAAGTACTCGGGCGAATTCAACAAGCACGCCCAGGGCTGGATGGGCAGCCTCCAGTGCCAGCTGGTGGGCAGCCTGGCCATGCTGTCCTCTGAGGTGTCAGTCCTGCTGCTGACCTACATGACCCTGGAGAAATACTTCTCTATTGCTTTCCCGTTCAGCCACCACAGAGCCGGCAAGAAGCAGACCATCTCGGTGCTAGCAGCCATCTGGCTTCTGGGCTTCTCCCTCAGCATCATCCCCCTATGGTGTAAGGAGTCCTTTGGGAACTACTACGGGAGGAACGGGGTGTGCTTCCCGTTGCAGTCCGACCTGGGTGAGCGGCCCAGTGCCCGGGGCTACTCCGCCACCATCTACCTGGGTAAGGCCACCTTGGGACTTGGGACCCGGGGATGGGGACGATGTGGGGCAGGACGGGCTTCCCTGGTGGGAGTGGGGCTGCTCAGCCCAGCTGGCCCCTCCGGGGCGCCATGAGAGCCTGCACTGCCTCTGTTAGCGGGATGTCTGACTTTATGGGGCACTGCCATCCTGCTGGGACCCTGTAAGACGGGGGTGCCAGCTCTGCCCTCTGTCCCGGGGTGGGGAgggtccctgctccagcctggtgCTGTGCCCAGCTTCACCCCAGAGCTGGCCAAGGCCATGGGCATTGCTGGGCTAAGGCCGGATTCAGGACTAGCCGGGGCTGCTGAGATGTCTCTGCCCCCTCTAGTGATAAAAGCAGGAGTCGTCCTGCTGCCGCCAGTCACGCCGCCGATCCCAGCTCACGAGGTTTGCACTTTGGCTACGCTCAAAGTGAGatttcttcttctccaggcttGAATCTCGCAGCCTTCATCACCATCGTCTTTGCTTACTCTGGCATGTTTTACTCCATCCACATCACTGCGTCCAAAACAGCGGAGAGAGGCGTCTGCTCCCGGGAAGTCACCATCGCAAAGCGGTTCTTCTTCATCGTCTTCACTGATGCTCTCTGCTGGATACCCATCTTCCTCCTCaagctgctctccctgctgcaggtgGAAATACCAGGTGAACCCCCATTCCCCGCAAGGCCCTGAAGCGGAGCCCACCGCTGGCTGCTGCTCGCCATGAGTCCCTGGGTCGGGGACCCCTCCATGTAGGTGCTGCTGAGTTTGGTGCTCTCTTCACCCACGCACGGGCTGCAAGGGGAGACAGGCAGCGTTACTGGTTTCCCTGGGCCCCTACCTCTCCCCAGGGAGCAGAAGTCTTGACCCCCCCATGGGGGGCTGCCCTTCCAGCCATGAGCCCACAAATGGCATCACCCCTCTTTGTTGCGtgggctggagcaggtgggttCCCCCTGGGCAGGGGACAGCCCCCCCTCCGCTGCCTAATGTCGTGTCCTTGTTGGCACAGGCACCATCACCTCTTGGGTGGTCATCTTCATTCTGCCCATCAACAGCGCCCTGAATCCCATCCTCTACACCATCACCACCGCCTCCTTCCAGGAGAAGGTGAAGGGCTGTTTGCAGACCAAGCAGCTGGAGCTGCACGAGTCCCACAAGAGCTTTGCCCTGGTGACACTGCAGGGCAGCAGCGCCTGACCCTCCCCGGCAGCACAAGGGTGCCCGTGGCTCCCCAGCCTGCCAGGCACTACCTCCAGCTCCGCAGCCCCACAGGAAAGCGCATGGCTCAGCTCTGGGATGCTCCTGTGTTGGAGAACCGCTAAGCATGAAGGTTTCCTCATCAGCCAGCAGATATCGTTAGTACTTTATTAATTACACGGATGGGAAGAGCAGCCCCGATCCAAGTCAAACAATCTGTTGCAGTTGCATATGATACAAAACAAAAGTCCCTTAATTACAAAATACACGTCTTTTAAGTGAACATCACCTGGTGCTGAGCTCTACCGCCAGAGTTATATATTAATATTCCAACTGTACAAGTATTTatagatagaaaaaaagaaacattttaaaaaaatattaggagAAAAATCACTCCCCCAAATGttagttatatttttatatatatataaaatatatatatataaaaacacagaatacaggctgggttgcttttttttttccaccaaaagaGAGACAGATGGGATGTGTTACGGCAAAACTGACACCGGGAATCACTCCCGCGTGTGGGTCATGTTGCCTTCCAGTTGGAATGATGTCTGGTAACTTGGGTCCCTGCCTGAACGGAGAAACCAGGTCGGGTCCCGGGTGCTGTTAGCTACGGCAGACGGTTTCTCTGcggaggaaaagggagggatgggaaggggaatGGACGTCTCTGCAGGGAGTAGCTCTGCACCCAGGAGGGGCACGGGCTCTGCCACCTGTAGCTGCCCAAAGAGGGGTGAATCCAGGACAACTCCACCTCCCTGCCACACTACCTTACTGCAGGGGCCAGGACAGGACTGAGCCCGGCCTGAGCAGCTGGCACGTACTTGGCCCAGCTTGGGCTACCATGCTTTGCTTGCATTGTCCCCTCGTTAGCTGGGACGAGCGCAGCCCTTCGGTGTGCTCAGGCTGCCTTGGCCAAAGCTTTCAGCCCAGAGCTCTGCCGCGGTGCAGCCGGTGCTGGCAAGGCTGCTCTGCGCTCCTCCCCTCTCCGGGACAGTGCAATGTGAACCCCAACAGCAGCAAGGAATTGGGAGCTGCAGCACTGGCCGTGTCCCTCCCTCCCACGGTGCCTCCTTGTAACCAGCCCGGTGGGGcactgccccttcccagcttgtAGCTAACCACAAGGGCAGCTGCTCTGGGGCTCTAGACATGTCCTGCCCCCTCCAGATGACGGGTGGGCTGGTTTCGAGGGACAGGCTTGCCTTGGAACATCATCCATCCAGCCCCCACTGAAACCTAGTGCACAAGAGAGGGCTTTTAGCCGAGTAAGAGCAAGGCACAGGACTAGagggctttttcttcttctcctacGAAATTCAGCACCAGAGGTAATGGCAATAGGTTCCTTCTGCCACTCGACGAGGGCTGGCACTCAAGGCATACCTAGATATCTAGATGtagcctccctcctcccagaaCAGCAGCCTCTTCCACTACCAAGCAGGTTCTCACAGTGACTCCCTGGCTGTCCCCGCTGGGTGACACCGCACACGATCCACGCCTTGCTGCCCATCCTTCACTTCCCAACACAGCGCTGCGACCTACAGGCGCAGCACCGTCCTCCCCACTCGCTTCATCCGCGCCTCTGCGCCCTCCTGCTTCGCTCCACACACCTTCGCCCCCGCGGCTGCTCCCGGCTCGCATGGGGGGACCCAGGTCAGCCTGGgccagctgcttcccagccctgcccgcaggcTGCCTTCCTGGGGGGTCACCCCCACagcccctctctttccctctgctcacCAACCCCTCCTGCCGAGACCACGGGCTGCACGGCTTCGCCCTCTGCGGCCAACCTGCTGCGCAGCAGCGCGCTTGAGCAAGGGGCGGCTGAAGCAGAAGCAGGGACGGTGGGATGGGGAATGCCCAGCCCAGGGTAAAAGGATGCTTATAAATATGTGCCTGCGAGCGCACCAgcctctgcctccccctccacG includes these proteins:
- the LOC143164691 gene encoding relaxin receptor 1-like — translated: MRLLLIILPSLFYAATKPPLIHSQQYGHACPLGQFPCGNLSVCLPQALHCNGEDDCDNGADEENCVDDSGWLQILGDMLAARSSRVAVEDEGDACWLEVFPEQCRCWGRAVDCTERDLATVPWVSSNVTRMDLKKNKIPSLLDNEFGRYRSLKKLFLQNNKIRLISPKAFAGLSQLKMLFLSHNRITQLKPRVFEDLHRLEWLMLDNNRIATIVPATFAELKSLYFLYMLNNSLTQIPNASLCTEMPKLSWLELEGNRIRAVHRAVFQECHHFTVLILRRNKLRWIQDGTFSRLNRLVELDLSSNRLDQLPSSLFNGLAQLQQLNISYNPLKEIFPGQFESLPQLRSLSLEGLEIPNIHNLTFQKLTNLSHIYFKKFQYCRYAPHVRSCKPNTDGISSFENLLANVILRVFVWVIACLTCFGNLFVICMRSFIVTENSQHTMAIKSLCCADGLMGIYLFVIGAFDLKYSGEFNKHAQGWMGSLQCQLVGSLAMLSSEVSVLLLTYMTLEKYFSIAFPFSHHRAGKKQTISVLAAIWLLGFSLSIIPLWCKESFGNYYGRNGVCFPLQSDLGERPSARGYSATIYLGLNLAAFITIVFAYSGMFYSIHITASKTAERGVCSREVTIAKRFFFIVFTDALCWIPIFLLKLLSLLQVEIPGTITSWVVIFILPINSALNPILYTITTASFQEKVKGCLQTKQLELHESHKSFALVTLQGSSA